One Chlamydiales bacterium genomic window, TTTATCCGATATTCTTGGATTAGAAGATGCATTAGGTGATATGGATTTTAAAGTTACAGGTGATGCTGATGGGATTACAGCTTTTCAAATGGATATTAAGATTGAAGGAATTACAATTGAAATTATGAAAACAGCTCTTGAGCAAGCAAAAATAGGACGTCTTCATATCCTTAAAAAGATGCTCAAAACGATTTCTCAACCACGCAAAGAAATGTCCATTTATGCACCAAGAATTGAGACAATACAAATTAAAACAAGTAAAATTGCTACAATCATTGGGCCGGGAGGAAAACAAATTCGTGCTATTGTTGAGGAAACTGGTGTCCAAATTGATATTAATGACTCAGGTTTGATAAGCATCGCATCTTCTAATCCAGAAGCAATGCAAAAAGCCAAGAATATCATTGATGGTTTAATCAGTGAGGTTGAAATTAATAAAACCTACCATGGAAAAATTACTTCAGTGGTTCCATTTGGAGTGTTTGTAGAAATTTTACCTGGTAAAGAGGGACTGTGTCATATTTCAGAACTTTCTCATAATCGTATTGAAGATATCCATACTCATGTGAAACAGGGTGACCGTATTCTAGTAAAGATTTTAGATATTAATGAACGGGGTCAATTAAAACTCAGTCATAAAGCTCTAATCAATAAAGAAGAAAATCTAGTAAAATAATTCTCATTAAAAAAAACGACTTTTATTTTTTTGATTAAGTTGGATTGAGCTCCAAGTCGGAGTCGTTTTTTTTTGGTCTGACATTCTGAGGAGGAGGTGGTGGTGGTGTTTCAGGCTGACGTTTATATAAATTCTCTTGTTCGAGAAGACGTTTTTGTTTTTTTTCCATATCCCATTGGCCATCAATAATATCGCGGACATCTTCAGCATCTAAAGTTTCAAATTCTATAAGCATTTTTGTCATAAGTTCAATTTGTGCAGGATATTTCAGAATAATACCAGTTGCTCTAGCATAAGCTTCATCAAGCAGTTTTTTGACTTCTTCATCAATCGCACGAGCAGTTTCTTCAGAATAAGCTTTATCATGATGATAGACATATCCGGTAGCCTCTTCAGAAGGTCCATTATAAGCAACTTTACCAAGAACTTCACTCATTCCCCATTCACAAACCATACTGCGCGCTAAGCGAGTAGCTTGCGAAATATCTTGTTGAGCGCCACTTGAAATATCTCCGAGAAAAACTTCTTCAGCAACTCTCCCTCCCATTAGAACTGCGAGTTGATCAAGAAGTTCTTTTCTCCAATAACTGAGTCGATTCTTTTCAGGCAAAAAGTGAGTAGCTCCAAGAGATAACCCCCTTGGAATAATTGTCACTTTTTCGACTGGATCAGAATGTTCAACGAGAAATCCAACAATCGTATGACCTGATTCATGATAAGCTGTTGTCCTTTTCTCATTTTCATCAAGCTCAAGACTACGTCTTTCTTTTCCATAAAGTACTTTATCACGAGCTTCAGCAACATCAATACCCGTGATCGCAGAACGTCCCTTTCTAGCTGCGAGTAAGGCAGCTTCATTAAGAAGATTTTCAAGATCAGCACCTGCTGCTCCTGGAGTTGATCGGGCAACAGTAAGAAGATCAACCGATGGATCAATTTTGATCTTACGTGCATGAACTTTTAAAATTTCATACCGCCCTTTAATATCAGGAAGTCCAATCATCACACGACGATCAAATCGTCCAGGACGTAGAAGTGCTTTATCAAGGACATCAGGACGATTAGTTGCTGCCATTAAAATAACAGCTTCATTTGTTTCAAATCCGTCCATTTCAACAAGAAGCTGATTTAATGTCTGTTCACGTTCATCATGACCGCCTCCAATTCCTGCTCCACGATGACGACCAACAGCATCAATTTCATCAATAAAAATAATACAAGGAGCATTTTTTTTCGCTTGTTCAAACATATTACGAATTCGACTCGCTCCAACTCCAACAAACATCTCAACAAAATCAGAACCAGCAATTGAAAAAAATGGACGATCTGCTTCCCCTGCTACCGCTTTAGCAATAAGAGTTTTTCCGGTTCCTGGAGCACCAATTAACAAAATTCCTTTAGGAATGCGACCACCAAGTGTAGTGAATTTTGAAGGATTCTTTAAAAACTCCACAATTTCAAAAAGTTCTTCCTTCGCTTCATCAATACCAGCCACATCTTTAAAAGTGACCTTATTTTGTCCTTTTTGGAGAAGCCTAGCAGGTGATTTACCAAAATTCATGGCTGACCCACCTACACCTTTCATTTGTCTTGAAAAGACAAAATAAAGGAGCAGAATGACAAAAACAATGGGAAGAATGGTAAGAATATAACTAAAATAATTGGGAGATTGTTCTTCACTCTTAAATGTCTTTTCAAGAGCAAGGGTACGAGGTTGATCAGGAGCTTTAAAAGAAAGACCATGATTTAATTTAAAATTGTCCCATTCTTCTTTTGCATTAGCAAACCAATGGCTATATGTTTCTACATCTTGACGTTCTAGTGCACGACCCGAAAGTTCTTTATTATTAAAAAACCAGATCACATTAGATAAAGATTGACGTGCTTTATCTAGTTGTATTTCATTTTGTTCTAAGGCTTGATTGCTCTTTTCATAGCGCTCCATTTGCTCTTTATATTGGCGTATAGAACGCAATTCACTCAAACGCATATGATCAACAGGTTGATTTAATTCTTCTACAATTTCCTGGAGCTTAGATAGAATTGTTTCATAGATAGAAATTTTTTGCGCAGTTGAATAAGAAGTCCCTTGAGTTTCTTCTAATTCTTTGGTAAGAGTTTTTAGCTCTTGCTTCATTGCTTCAGCGCTTACACCTAAAATAGGAGAACGAAAATTTGTTACTAAAAGAGCAAGATCAATTTCAAAACCTGTTAGGTCCTCTTGACTACTCAACTTTATTTGCTGTAAACGCTCTTGCATCAATTTTAAATTGATCATCTCCTTTTCAGAAATTTCTTTAATGACAATTGCATTTTCTTTTTCAGGAAGATCATATACCTCCTCAACAATACGATAACCTCCCTCAGGAATCGATATCCCAGAGATTGCTAAAAACCATTTACCTGCTTCTCGAATATTTGTTTGAAGGCGACTTAAACTTGACAAGATTTCATTTTTTTCATTTTTTAAATTATGATTTTTTTCTACCAATTCCAAATATTTATAGCGTTTTCGACTTTCTTCAGTCTCACGTTCTCGAAATTTGCCACTAAAAGTCACAAGATTATCATTCAAAGAGACCTTATGACTCTCTTCCGGAACAACCAGCTGTAAATTTACAAGATGCTCAACTTGGTGACTAAAAGCAACTTTTGCCGATTTAGTCGACATGAAATTCTGTAGCGTAATTACCACCAAAATAATCGCTAAAAGAAAAAGAAAGAAAGTAGTTGGAAAAATTTTCTTCGGTTCATTCTTATTCTTTTTGTCTGAAGTCATAATATATCTAACTATTTTTAAAAATATACTTATTGTTTATTATAAAAATAAAACTTTTATTTAAATAGAGAAATTTAATAGGAATTAAAATTGTATTTAAAAATCTTAAATCTCAACATCTTATCATATCTTATCCTGCCATTCCACATCAACCTATAAACTTAATAATTTTAACTTTTTGATAGTCAATTTCCCACGATCAATTTCTACCACTCTTTGACCAACTTGAATTCTTTTACATACACTATTTTTCAATAGATGAGAAAGGAGTGTATTTAAAGTAGATTTTGAAATCGTAAGATTTTCTTTCTCAAAGAAATCTCGAATAATCGCTTTATAGATAAATGGAAATTTTAGGTTTAATTTATTGAAATCCAAAGAAATATTTCCATCAAAATAAATAAACTGCTTTCTAAAAGGTTCTAGTTCAAACTCAAGAAAATCTGCGAGTTCTTGAGCTGATTCGCCTAATTGACAAAGACTTGTCTGAACCTGTTTTCCAAACTGTTTTGAAAGTGTAGGAAGTAGCTCTTCTCGCATTCTACCTCTCAAAAAACGATGATCTTTGTTCGTTGGATCGGAGAAATAAGAAATTCCTCTCACTTTAAGCCAATCTAAAATCTCTGATTTTTTCCATTTTAAAAGAGGACGATATAGATTCAATTCTCCAATTTGAGTTTTTGGTAGAAGCCCTTTAAGCTTCGGAAGAGACGCCCCCTCAAACACTCGCTTTAATACTGTTTCAGCCTGGTCATCTGCATGATGACCAAGCATCACACCTCTTAATTTTCTATCATTGCAAATTTTTTGAAAAAAATGATGGCGTTCTTTTCTAGCATAATCTTCAAGATTTGAATCTATGGATCTGAGAGAACAAGTGTGACAAGTCACACCTTCTTTTTTACAGATTTTCATAATTTCAAGAGCTTCTAAGGAGCTTTCTGGGCGCCATCCATGGTTAACATGAGCGACTTCAAATGGGTGCTCTTGTTCTAAAAGTAGATAAAATAGCATTGTAGAATCACTCCCCCCAGAAAATCCCAAAAGAAGAGGGGTATCTTCTAATGTATAAAAATGCAAAAAATCCTTAATCATAACTTAATAAAAAGGGAGAGGTATCTCATTTAGGGGAATTGTTTTTTTAATTCTCGAAAATAGTAAGATTCAAACATCTAAAAAATTGGGTCATTAAGTATACCTACAAGGAATCAAAAAGAGATGGTAACATGTCTTCTTATTTACTAAAAATGAAGAAAAGATGGGATTAATCGTTTGCTACTTAATCAAAGAGTATCTCAGAGTCTTCTTACTATCTATTAGCTCATTCATCGGGATCTTGTTTGTGAGTCGCTTGGAAGAAATTGCCCACTTTGCTGCGATAGGGGCTTCTTTCCTCTATTTACTCCTCTTTAGTTTTTATCAAATCCTCTATGTTCTACCAATTGCTATTCCAATTTCTTCTTTAATTTCAGTAATGATTCTCTTTCAAAAACTATCGCAAACTCATGAACTCACTGCATTAAGAACCGTAGGCCTTTCTTTTAGACAAATTACCACTCCCATTTTAGGGTTAGGGATGATCCTGTCTTGTATCAATTTTTATATTGCTTCTGAACTTACAACATCTGCTCATTTGAAAAGTCGTCAAATGGTATCCCATCTAACTACAGAAAATCCTCTTTTGCTTCTCCAAAGCGCAAAAATTGCAAAATTACAAGGAGCATATGTTCAGATGGAACCAGTTTCAACAGGAAAAAATATAAAGAATTTACTCATTGCTCTAAAAGATCATACCAATAAAAGGATCTCTCTGCTTTTAGCAAAAAAAATGACGATTGAGGGAGATGAATTAAAGGGAGAAGAGGTTACAGTGATTTCAAATCTTTCTAATCCTGATTTTGATCAACTAATTATTGAAAATAAAAAACTCACAACTTGTTTTTCTCTTGATTTTTCTCGTTTTCTTCAAAATCAAGGATGGAAAATTTCAAATGATCATTTGAAATTTAACTTATTGAGAGCACGAATACAGAATTTGTATAAGACAGGGAGAGAACAAATTGCAAAATGCTATTCAGAAATGATCCGGCGTATTTCTTTAGGAATAGCTGTCTTTACCTTTAACCTAATGGGCATATCTTTTGGAATTACCCTGGATAAAAATCAAAATAAAAAAAACATTCTTCTTGTCTTCATTCTTGGAGGACTCACTTTAGTCTTATTTCTTGCTGGGAAAGAGTTGAGTCACTTGCTCTGGATGGCCACTATCTGTTTTTTTCTTCCCCATCTCTTTATTACCATAGCTTCTATTTTAGCTCTTTTTCGCTTAAGTCGAGGGTTGAGGTGATTTTAAAAAAATATTTATTAAAAGAAATCGCAAAAACATTTTTTCTATTTATAGGAGGATGCTACTTCCTTTATGTATTAATTGATTACTCGATCCATATGCAAATTCTTTATCGAGAAGGAATTCCTATTAAAGATATTTGTCTTTACTACCTCTTTCAATTTCCTAATCGAGCTGACATTCTGATTCCTCTTGCTCTTCTTATTGCGACGATTAAGGTGTTAACCACACTTAATACGAGTAATGAAATTATCACACTTATTTCGAGCGGTATTTCGATAAAAAAAGTGGTCAACATCTTTCTATATCCAAGTATGATTTTAGCTACCTTCCTCTATTTAAACTTTCAATTTCTTCAACCTCTATCTTCTACTGCCTTAAAAAAATTTGAAAAATACGCTTTCAAAAAATCGGTTAGTCAAAATATCGGCATTCTTCCGTTAACCGAAAATGGCATTTTAATCTATCAGCAATTTGAATCTGAAACTCAGTCATTTCATGATGTTTACTTATATAAAAATCATGATTTGATTTATCGTATTCAAGAGTTCTACCCTTATGGAAAAAATCCAATTGGAAAAAAAGTTGATGTTTTACAACGCATAGAAGGAGAGTTACAACAAATGGAGTCTTTCGACATGCTAATTTTTGATACCATCCATTTTGATAAAGCATCCTTTC contains:
- the ftsH gene encoding ATP-dependent zinc metalloprotease FtsH, whose protein sequence is MTSDKKNKNEPKKIFPTTFFLFLLAIILVVITLQNFMSTKSAKVAFSHQVEHLVNLQLVVPEESHKVSLNDNLVTFSGKFRERETEESRKRYKYLELVEKNHNLKNEKNEILSSLSRLQTNIREAGKWFLAISGISIPEGGYRIVEEVYDLPEKENAIVIKEISEKEMINLKLMQERLQQIKLSSQEDLTGFEIDLALLVTNFRSPILGVSAEAMKQELKTLTKELEETQGTSYSTAQKISIYETILSKLQEIVEELNQPVDHMRLSELRSIRQYKEQMERYEKSNQALEQNEIQLDKARQSLSNVIWFFNNKELSGRALERQDVETYSHWFANAKEEWDNFKLNHGLSFKAPDQPRTLALEKTFKSEEQSPNYFSYILTILPIVFVILLLYFVFSRQMKGVGGSAMNFGKSPARLLQKGQNKVTFKDVAGIDEAKEELFEIVEFLKNPSKFTTLGGRIPKGILLIGAPGTGKTLIAKAVAGEADRPFFSIAGSDFVEMFVGVGASRIRNMFEQAKKNAPCIIFIDEIDAVGRHRGAGIGGGHDEREQTLNQLLVEMDGFETNEAVILMAATNRPDVLDKALLRPGRFDRRVMIGLPDIKGRYEILKVHARKIKIDPSVDLLTVARSTPGAAGADLENLLNEAALLAARKGRSAITGIDVAEARDKVLYGKERRSLELDENEKRTTAYHESGHTIVGFLVEHSDPVEKVTIIPRGLSLGATHFLPEKNRLSYWRKELLDQLAVLMGGRVAEEVFLGDISSGAQQDISQATRLARSMVCEWGMSEVLGKVAYNGPSEEATGYVYHHDKAYSEETARAIDEEVKKLLDEAYARATGIILKYPAQIELMTKMLIEFETLDAEDVRDIIDGQWDMEKKQKRLLEQENLYKRQPETPPPPPPQNVRPKKNDSDLELNPT
- the tilS gene encoding tRNA lysidine(34) synthetase TilS; the protein is MHFYTLEDTPLLLGFSGGSDSTMLFYLLLEQEHPFEVAHVNHGWRPESSLEALEIMKICKKEGVTCHTCSLRSIDSNLEDYARKERHHFFQKICNDRKLRGVMLGHHADDQAETVLKRVFEGASLPKLKGLLPKTQIGELNLYRPLLKWKKSEILDWLKVRGISYFSDPTNKDHRFLRGRMREELLPTLSKQFGKQVQTSLCQLGESAQELADFLEFELEPFRKQFIYFDGNISLDFNKLNLKFPFIYKAIIRDFFEKENLTISKSTLNTLLSHLLKNSVCKRIQVGQRVVEIDRGKLTIKKLKLLSL
- a CDS encoding LptF/LptG family permease, which encodes MGLIVCYLIKEYLRVFLLSISSFIGILFVSRLEEIAHFAAIGASFLYLLLFSFYQILYVLPIAIPISSLISVMILFQKLSQTHELTALRTVGLSFRQITTPILGLGMILSCINFYIASELTTSAHLKSRQMVSHLTTENPLLLLQSAKIAKLQGAYVQMEPVSTGKNIKNLLIALKDHTNKRISLLLAKKMTIEGDELKGEEVTVISNLSNPDFDQLIIENKKLTTCFSLDFSRFLQNQGWKISNDHLKFNLLRARIQNLYKTGREQIAKCYSEMIRRISLGIAVFTFNLMGISFGITLDKNQNKKNILLVFILGGLTLVLFLAGKELSHLLWMATICFFLPHLFITIASILALFRLSRGLR
- a CDS encoding LptF/LptG family permease, translating into MILKKYLLKEIAKTFFLFIGGCYFLYVLIDYSIHMQILYREGIPIKDICLYYLFQFPNRADILIPLALLIATIKVLTTLNTSNEIITLISSGISIKKVVNIFLYPSMILATFLYLNFQFLQPLSSTALKKFEKYAFKKSVSQNIGILPLTENGILIYQQFESETQSFHDVYLYKNHDLIYRIQEFYPYGKNPIGKKVDVLQRIEGELQQMESFDMLIFDTIHFDKASFPNPIFLPLTQSLTELFSNFSWRLHLTSKEAEIASLFLYKIMIPLACFLVVIAPTPFCLNFGPSLKVFIIYALALFGILLFFTLVKACLILGKHQVISPLWAMLTPFVLSFAWFGWRYAKF